In Gemmatimonadaceae bacterium, the genomic stretch TCCGTCACACTGATACCCGACATCCGGCCGGCCCGAGTCTTCATCGTCACCGGACCGGCCGCACCTTCGTCGTGGTAGCCGTCCACGATCAAGTCGTGGAACGCACGGTAGGGGCCGGTTCGTCGCGGGTCGGTGTAGCCGATCAGAGATATGACGGGCCGGCCGAGGGCGACGGCCATGTGCAGGGGGCCCGTGTCGGGTGACAGGACCAGCGCGGAGGCCTCGA encodes the following:
- a CDS encoding glycosyltransferase family 9 protein — translated: NEHYGLQPVLVGGTSPREVAAADSIRELAIHPPVSALGSGLRNLVGILEASALVLSPDTGPLHMAVALGRPVISLIGYTDPRRTGPYRAFHDLIVDGYHDEGAAGPVTMKTRAGRMSGISVTDVLEKIETWSERYRPKS